Proteins from one Bacteroides mediterraneensis genomic window:
- a CDS encoding OmpA family protein, with translation MKKVTILVAAALAVTSLSANAQKAYEGTRFLDNWYVGVKGGVTTPTAHSAFWRNMRAETGIELGKQITPVLGVSFEGLTGINTSMSKTAFDDLNLGLLGKINLNNLFCGYNGQPRLFEVEGIAGFGWGHDFMNSGYGYDRSYMVSRFGASLNFNLGEQKAWTVNVRPAIVYRMDGNRAQLLNVNKSKIEILAGVTYHFASSNGKHYMTIQKPYNQAEVDALNESVNALRAENARKEEALNAKAAENARLAKELTDLKNAPKQVETIVQNTHSKSLESVVTFRQGKTAISADQIPNVERIATYMKNNPKSTVSIKGYASPEGSAEVNARVANQRAEAVKNMLISKYKISASRITAEGQGVGDMFSEPDWNRVSIATLNEAE, from the coding sequence ATGAAAAAGGTAACAATTTTAGTAGCTGCAGCTCTGGCTGTGACGTCTCTTTCTGCAAATGCACAAAAGGCGTATGAAGGAACTCGTTTTCTTGATAATTGGTATGTGGGCGTGAAAGGTGGAGTCACAACTCCTACCGCTCATTCTGCTTTCTGGCGTAACATGCGTGCGGAAACAGGTATTGAACTGGGTAAACAGATAACTCCAGTTCTGGGCGTTTCATTTGAAGGTTTGACAGGTATCAATACTTCTATGAGCAAGACCGCTTTCGACGATTTGAATCTAGGTCTGTTAGGTAAGATTAATTTGAATAATCTTTTCTGCGGATACAACGGTCAGCCAAGATTGTTTGAAGTGGAAGGTATTGCCGGATTTGGTTGGGGTCATGACTTTATGAACTCGGGTTATGGATATGACCGTTCTTATATGGTAAGCCGTTTTGGGGCAAGCTTGAACTTCAATTTGGGTGAGCAAAAGGCATGGACTGTAAATGTTCGTCCGGCGATTGTCTATAGAATGGACGGTAACCGTGCACAATTGCTGAATGTCAACAAGTCGAAGATTGAAATCCTGGCAGGTGTGACTTACCATTTTGCTAGCAGCAACGGTAAGCACTACATGACTATCCAGAAGCCTTATAACCAGGCAGAAGTTGATGCGTTGAATGAGTCTGTCAATGCGTTGCGTGCGGAAAATGCCCGTAAGGAAGAGGCTTTGAATGCGAAAGCTGCTGAAAATGCTCGCCTGGCAAAAGAACTGACCGATTTGAAGAATGCACCTAAGCAGGTAGAAACAATCGTTCAGAACACCCATTCCAAGTCTTTGGAATCAGTGGTTACTTTCCGTCAGGGAAAGACTGCCATCAGTGCAGACCAGATTCCGAATGTGGAGCGTATTGCCACTTATATGAAAAACAATCCGAAGAGTACTGTTTCCATTAAGGGATATGCTTCTCCCGAAGGTAGCGCGGAAGTCAATGCACGTGTGGCCAATCAGCGTGCGGAAGCCGTGAAGAACATGTTGATCAGTAAGTACAAAATCAGTGCTTCACGTATTACGGCTGAAGGTCAGGGAGTAGGTGATATGTTCTCTGAACCGGACTGGAACCGTGTAAGTATTGCGACATTGAATGAAGCGGAATAA
- a CDS encoding TIGR01212 family radical SAM protein (This family includes YhcC from E. coli K-12, an uncharacterized radical SAM protein.), whose amino-acid sequence MEERTRYNDFAKFLALHFPFKVQKISLNVGFTCPNRDGVKGYGGCTYCNNQTFNPAYCRTDKSVKEQLEEGKAFFARKYPEMRYLAYFQAYTNTYAELEKLQKMYEDALQVEGVVGLVIGTRPDCMPDELLDYLEELNRRTFLLVEYGIESTDNRTLQRINRGHTFECTEDAVKRTAARGIRVGGHVILGLPGEDHDAIIRQATQISALPLTTLKMHQLQLVRGTRMAREYELHPEEFHLYEVDEYIDLVIDYLERVRPDLVLERFVSQSPKELLIAPDWGIKNYEFAVRMKRRLQERDTWQGKFYEKERE is encoded by the coding sequence ATGGAAGAACGTACACGATACAATGATTTTGCCAAGTTTCTGGCGCTTCACTTTCCTTTCAAGGTACAGAAAATTTCCCTGAATGTGGGATTTACTTGTCCGAACAGGGATGGGGTGAAAGGATATGGTGGATGTACCTACTGCAATAACCAGACGTTTAATCCAGCCTATTGCCGGACGGACAAGTCGGTGAAAGAGCAGCTGGAAGAAGGGAAGGCCTTTTTTGCGCGGAAGTATCCGGAGATGAGATACCTTGCTTATTTCCAGGCTTATACGAATACTTATGCGGAGTTGGAAAAGTTGCAGAAGATGTATGAAGATGCTCTTCAGGTGGAAGGGGTTGTCGGGCTGGTGATAGGTACCCGTCCGGACTGTATGCCCGATGAATTGCTGGATTACCTGGAAGAACTGAATCGTCGGACTTTTCTGCTGGTGGAATACGGCATTGAGAGTACGGACAACCGGACCTTGCAACGGATTAACCGCGGACATACGTTTGAATGTACGGAGGATGCCGTGAAACGTACGGCGGCAAGAGGGATACGTGTGGGCGGCCATGTCATTCTGGGCCTTCCGGGTGAAGACCATGATGCCATTATCCGCCAGGCGACACAAATTTCAGCTTTGCCATTGACGACGTTGAAGATGCATCAGTTGCAATTGGTGCGCGGCACACGTATGGCCCGTGAATATGAGTTGCATCCTGAGGAATTCCATCTGTATGAGGTAGACGAATATATTGACCTTGTGATTGATTACCTGGAGCGTGTGCGTCCCGATTTGGTATTGGAACGTTTTGTGTCACAGTCGCCCAAGGAGTTGCTGATAGCACCCGACTGGGGAATCAAGAATTACGAGTTTGCAGTCCGTATGAAGCGTCGTCTGCAGGAAAGGGACACTTGGCAGGGTAAGTTTTACGAAAAGGAAAGAGAATAA
- a CDS encoding FprA family A-type flavoprotein has protein sequence MEIKGKVHYVGVNDRTKALFENLWPLPYGVSYNSYLIADDDMVALVDTVDVAFFEVYIKKIRSIIGDRKINYLIINHMEPDHSGSIALIKKYYPEIVLVGNKKTFEMVEGYYGVTGERYVVGEGDFLKLGHHNLRFYLVPMVHWPETMVTFDETEGILFSGDAFGCFGALNGGCIDRNINTDIYWNEMRRYYANIVGKFGNPVQKALQKCGGLPIKMICPTHGPVWEEYIPKVVGMYDKMSRYEGEEGVVIAYGTMYGNTEELAETIAEELSAQGIKNIVLHNVSHTPHSYILADIFKYKGLIAGCTTYNMQLYPEMESLLNKVAAREMKNRLFGYFGSFTWASAAVKKLGEFTEKLKFEVVGNPIEMKQSMKADNYAQAKELAKAMADRLKADRK, from the coding sequence ATGGAAATTAAAGGTAAAGTTCATTATGTCGGTGTGAACGACCGCACAAAAGCATTGTTTGAGAATTTGTGGCCACTTCCTTATGGCGTATCTTATAACTCCTATCTGATTGCAGATGACGATATGGTGGCACTGGTGGATACGGTAGATGTCGCTTTCTTTGAAGTTTATATCAAGAAAATCCGCAGCATCATCGGCGACCGTAAAATCAATTATCTGATCATCAACCACATGGAACCGGATCATTCAGGTTCTATCGCGTTGATTAAGAAATACTATCCTGAAATTGTGCTGGTAGGAAACAAGAAGACTTTCGAGATGGTGGAAGGATACTATGGCGTGACAGGTGAACGTTACGTAGTGGGTGAGGGCGATTTCCTGAAACTCGGACACCACAACCTGCGTTTCTATCTGGTGCCGATGGTTCACTGGCCGGAAACGATGGTCACATTCGATGAAACAGAAGGAATTCTGTTCTCTGGCGATGCTTTCGGATGTTTCGGAGCCTTGAACGGAGGTTGCATCGACCGTAACATCAATACCGATATTTATTGGAACGAAATGCGCCGTTACTATGCCAACATTGTGGGTAAATTTGGTAATCCGGTGCAGAAAGCCTTGCAGAAATGCGGTGGCCTGCCTATTAAGATGATTTGTCCGACTCACGGACCGGTGTGGGAAGAATATATTCCGAAAGTGGTGGGTATGTACGACAAGATGAGCCGCTATGAAGGCGAAGAAGGAGTGGTGATTGCTTATGGTACGATGTATGGCAATACGGAAGAACTGGCTGAAACCATTGCGGAAGAATTGAGTGCACAAGGTATCAAGAACATCGTGCTGCACAATGTATCTCATACGCCTCATTCTTATATCCTGGCCGATATCTTCAAATACAAAGGACTGATTGCGGGTTGTACGACTTACAACATGCAGCTGTATCCTGAGATGGAGTCCTTGCTCAACAAGGTGGCTGCCCGTGAAATGAAGAACCGTCTGTTCGGTTACTTCGGCTCATTCACTTGGGCCAGTGCGGCGGTAAAGAAACTGGGTGAGTTCACAGAGAAACTGAAATTCGAAGTGGTAGGTAATCCGATTGAAATGAAGCAGAGCATGAAAGCCGACAACTATGCGCAGGCGAAGGAACTGGCAAAGGCCATGGCCGACCGTCTGAAAGCTGACCGGAAATAA
- a CDS encoding mechanosensitive ion channel family protein, with amino-acid sequence MLLTLLQATAQAGKAASRINVEQILDKLLNWGIEVGKDILAAIIIYIVGRFIIKQIGRLVSKILEKRKLEISVQTFLKSLLNILLNLILAFAIVSKLGVETTSFAAILASAGVAIGMALSGNLSNFAGGLIILVFKPFKVGDYIDGQNASGTVKEIQIFHTILATTDNRIIYVPNGALSSNAITNYSKQEMRRAEWVFGVEYGEDFEKVKAVLERIIAADTRILTTPAPFIGLGALSASSVDIKVRVWTKTENYWDVYFDMNKIVYDTFNKEGIGFPFPQLTVHQAKD; translated from the coding sequence ATGTTACTTACATTATTACAAGCAACTGCACAGGCAGGCAAGGCAGCTTCCAGAATCAATGTGGAACAAATTCTGGACAAACTGCTCAACTGGGGTATTGAAGTGGGAAAAGACATTCTGGCAGCCATCATCATCTACATTGTAGGCCGGTTCATCATCAAGCAAATCGGACGGCTGGTCAGCAAGATTCTGGAGAAAAGGAAACTGGAAATCAGTGTGCAGACCTTCCTGAAAAGTCTGCTCAACATCTTGTTGAACCTGATTCTGGCATTTGCCATCGTGAGTAAGCTGGGCGTAGAAACCACGAGCTTTGCCGCCATCCTGGCCTCTGCCGGTGTGGCTATCGGTATGGCACTGTCGGGCAACCTGTCAAACTTTGCCGGAGGACTGATAATCCTGGTGTTCAAGCCGTTCAAGGTGGGCGACTACATCGACGGACAGAATGCCAGCGGAACAGTCAAGGAAATCCAGATTTTCCATACCATCCTGGCTACGACAGACAACCGTATCATTTACGTGCCCAACGGCGCATTGAGCAGCAATGCCATCACCAACTACAGCAAACAGGAAATGCGCCGTGCGGAATGGGTGTTCGGCGTGGAATATGGAGAAGACTTTGAGAAAGTAAAAGCTGTACTGGAACGCATCATCGCGGCAGATACCCGCATCCTGACTACTCCTGCTCCTTTCATCGGGCTGGGAGCTTTGTCGGCCAGCAGTGTGGATATCAAAGTACGCGTCTGGACCAAGACCGAAAACTATTGGGACGTATATTTCGACATGAACAAAATCGTATATGACACCTTCAATAAGGAGGGTATCGGCTTCCCGTTCCCACAGCTGACGGTACACCAGGCAAAGGACTGA